A genomic segment from Bacteroidia bacterium encodes:
- a CDS encoding DUF2905 domain-containing protein: protein MGKYLFIIGAVIMMIGAILWLLDDHFGWFGNLPGDVKIERENVKIYFPWVTMLLISIVLSLLLWLIQKFGK, encoded by the coding sequence ATGGGGAAATATCTATTCATCATTGGTGCAGTCATCATGATGATCGGAGCTATTCTCTGGCTTTTGGATGACCACTTTGGCTGGTTTGGCAATCTCCCTGGGGATGTGAAGATAGAGCGTGAGAATGTGAAGATATATTTCCCGTGGGTTACGATGCTGCTCATCAGCATTGTTCTGAGCCTTTTGCTGTGGCTCATTCAGAAATTCGGAAAATGA